The following are encoded in a window of Rosa chinensis cultivar Old Blush chromosome 4, RchiOBHm-V2, whole genome shotgun sequence genomic DNA:
- the LOC112198365 gene encoding uncharacterized protein LOC112198365: MGRNIEEKDIMNGKLKDILKGELEELPSGSSPKSPNQDGRPTSMVIKKANTMFPAHLIAEAISTLRGLDLRWSGPITPSEMLYVQQYVFAKYPQYCNGLVELEGDSQKLETDNNTNEESSGTPNKSPRSKELSPFSFSSNHTDLDRTQMEPSKLLDILTKKSSFQGTFVSIPEVQARNRALKHCGLPEEDYLVLFMANYKDAMVMIGESYPFYKGNYYMTIVNEELDSIREYASNKESRVISAPETWLDLRIKGSQLSQYFRRKCKHSPKGLFSYPATVNETKYSMHWISEAHRNSWHVLLDATGLNLGEDRLALAMYRPDFVLCTLNNTHSQPSSITCLLVRIKTFDTMAPPS, encoded by the exons ATGGGGAGAAACATAGAAGAAAAGGACATCATGAATGGAAAACTCAAG GATATACTAAAAGGTGAACTAGAAGAGCTGCCTTCAGGTTCTTCACCAAAATCACCAAATCAAGATGGTAGACCAACCAGCATGGTCATTAAG AAGGCAAATACTATGTTTCCAGCTCATTTGATAGCAGAAGCCATATCCACCCTCCGCGGCCTTGACCTAAGATGGTCAGGTCCAATAACACCTAGTGAGATGCTCTATGTCCAGCAATATGTGTTTGCAAAGTACCCCCAGTACTGCAATGGTCTAGTGGAATTAGAAGGAGATAGTCAAAAGCTAGAAACTGACAACAATACTAATGAAGAGTCTTCAGGAACTCCCAACAAGTCCCCAAGGAGCAAAGAGCTCTCACCTTTCTCTTTCAGCAGCAACCACACCGATCTAGACAGAACCCAAATGGAGCCCTCAAAGCTCCTAGACATCCTCACCAAGAAATCTTCATTTCAAGGGACATTTGTGTCAATCCCAGAAGTCCAAGCCAGGAATAGGGCCTTGAAGCATTGTGGTTTGCCAGAGGAGGACTATTTAGTCCTCTTCATGGCAAATTATAAAGATGCTATGGTAATGATTGGGGAGAGTTATCCTTTTTACAAGGGAAATTACTACATGACCATAGTCAATGAAGAGTTGGATTCTATAAGGGAGTATGCCTCTAACAAAGAATCAAGGGTCATATCAGCACCAGAAACTTGGCTGGATCTGAGGATAAAAGGGTCACAACTTAGCCAGTATTTTAGGAGAAAATGCAAGCATAGTCCAAAGGGACTATTCTCCTATCCAGCCACAGTCAATGAGACTAAATACTCCATGCATTGGATTTCTGAGGCTCATAGGAATTCATGGCATGTTCTTCTTGATGCAACTGGTCTAAATTTAGGGGAGGACCGGCTAGCGCTTGCTATGTACCGCCCGGATTTTGTTCTGTGCACCCTCAACAATACACATTCCCAGCCATCTAGTATTACCTGCCTGTTGGTTAGGATAAAGACATTTGATACTATGGCACCTCCATCCTAG
- the LOC112196049 gene encoding alpha-ketoglutarate-dependent dioxygenase alkB — MYGSDSASEDLERTAFRKAEKKYKLYYQDTYRTPKKKKQPKPVDLSEVLDFKSILISHNQNAELPSGIAPVRCGLDRPVFSIENRPGFYFIPGALTIEQQCQWIKESLTSFPQPPNRTNHNAFYGSINDLFIAAKERKILVAKENSNSECNPSVSNRDVQGWKFFEEHETSSKGNSRKSISASVLLRKLRWSTLGLQFEWSKRNYDVSLPHKKIPDTLCQLAKKLAAPAMPSSEDFQPEAAIVNYFGLGDMLGGHLDDMEADWSKPIVSMSLGCKAIFLLGGKLREDPPLAMFLRSGDVVLMAGEARECFHGVPRIFTDTENAEIVPLEQQFSHEDDSSFLEYIQTSRININIRQVF; from the exons ATGTACGGATCCGATTCGGCTTCGGAGGATTTGGAGCGAACCGCTTTCCGAAAAGCCGAGAAGAAGTACAAGCTCTATTACCAAGACACTTACAGAACCCCCAAGAA gaaaaAGCAACCGAAGCCGGTGGATTTATCTGAGGTTTTGGATTTCAAGTCCATTCTAATATCACATAATCAAAACGCTGAGCTTCCATCTGGAATCGCTCCTGTTCGGTGCGGTCTGGACCGTCCGGTTTTCTCCATAGAGAATCGCCCAG GATTTTATTTCATTCCAGGAGCACTGACTATAGAACAACAATGTCAATGGATAAAGGAGAGTTTAACCAGCTTCCCACAGCCTCCTAACAGAACAAATCACAATGCTTTTTATGGGTCTATAAATGATTTATTTATTGCAGCAAAGGAGAGGAAAATTTTAGTTGCAAAAGAGAATTCAAATTCTGAATGTAATCCTTCTGTCAGCAATAGAGATGTGCAAGGGTGGAAGTTCTTTGAGGAACATGAAACATCATCAAAAGGAAACTCACGCAAATCAATTTCAGCTTCAGTTCTGTTGCGGAAACTGCGTTGGAGCACCCTTGGCCTGCAATTTGAGTGGTCCAAG CGAAACTATGATGTTTCCCTTCCACATAAAAAGATCCCTGATACACTCTGTCAACTGGCTAAAAAACTGGCAGCACCTGCAATGCCCTCGAGTGAAGATTTCCAGCCTGAAGCTGCAATAGTGAACTACTTTGGCTTAG GTGATATGCTTGGGGGGCACCTGGATGACATGGAAGCTGATTGGAGTAAGCCTATTGTAAGCATGAG TTTAGGCTGCAAAGCAATATTCCTTCTGGGAGGAAAGCTTAGAGAGGATCCTCCATTAGCAATGTTCCTTCGAAGTGGTGATGTTGTACTTATGGCTGGAGAAGCAAGAGAATGCTTTCACG GCGTGCCTCGGATATTCACAGACACAGAAAATGCTGAAATTGTGCCTCTTGAGCAGCAGTTCTCACACGAGGATGATTCAAGTTTTTTAGAATACATCCAAACTTCACGAATCAACATCAACATTAGACAAGTATTCTGA
- the LOC112197648 gene encoding chlorophyll a-b binding protein, chloroplastic → MASAWASSAIAAVSSPSSQKAGSALAATKASFFGGRKLRVRNVAAPSGSSSTSFRVCATAADPDRPLWFPGSTPPPWLDGSLPGDFGFDPLGLSSDPDSLKWNTQAELVHCRWAMLGAAGIFIPEFLTKIGILNTPSWYTAGEQEYFTDTTTLFIVELIFIGWAEGRRWADILKPGSVNTDPIFPNNKLTGTDVGYPGGLWFDPLGWGSGSPEKIKELRTKEIKNGRLAMLAVMGAWFQHIYTGTGPIDNLFAHLADPGHATVFAAFK, encoded by the exons ATGGCTTCTGCTTGGGCTTCATCTGCCATTGCAGCTGTGTCTTCTCCCAG CTCGCAGAAAGCTGGGTCTGCTTTGGCAGCAACAAAGGCTTCGTTTTTTGGCGGGAGGAAGCTGAGAGTGAGAAACGTGGCAGCACCGAGTGGATCATCATCAACTTCTTTTAGAGTATGTGCTACTGCTGCTGACCCTGACAGACCCCTATGGTTCCCGGGAAGCACCCCTCCTCCATGGTTAGACGGGAG CCTTCCAGGAGACTTTGGCTTTGATCCGCTTGGTCTTT CATCTGACCCTGACAGCCTAAAGTGGAACACACAAGCCGAGCTCGTACACTGCCGGTGGGCGATGTTGGGCGCCGCCGGGATCTTCATCCCAGAATTCTTGACAAAGATTGGCATCCTAAACACTCCTTCATGGTACACAGCAGGAGAACAAGAGTACTTCACTGACACTACCACCCTTTTCATTGTTGAGCTGATTTTCATCGGGTGGGCCGAGGGGAGGAGATGGGCTGACATCCTCAAGCCTGGGTCTGTTAACACCGACCCAATCTTCCCCAACAACAAGCTCACCGGGACAGACGTAGGATACCCAGGCGGGCTCTGGTTCGACCCACTTGGATGGGGAAGTGGCTCACCCGAGAAGATCAAGGAGTTGAGGACAAAGGAGATCAAGAATGGGAGATTGGCTATGTTGGCTGTGATGGGTGCTTGGTTTCAACACATCTACACCGGTACCGGCCCCATTGACAACCTCTTTGCTCACCTTGCTGATCCCGGCCACGCCACTGTTTTTGCA GCTTTCAAGTGA
- the LOC112197593 gene encoding uncharacterized protein LOC112197593 produces the protein MACRTALRSALLIEAWRPVHLARSSVSASLRTRNGFSTPQLTRQFKTRDVHLAKRTQLSCSHNENQPALSEDEQGPPQEAVLKAISEVSRTEGRVGQTTNVVIGGTVADDSTTEWLDLDQKVNSYPTVRGFTAIGTGGDDFVQAMVVAVESVLQQPVPEGRVKQKLSSGGKYVSVNIGPVQVISSEQVQAVYNAMRRDDRMKYFL, from the exons atggCTTGCAGAACTGCCCTGCGCTCCGCTCTTCTAATAGAAGCGTGGCGACCCGTTCACCTCGCTCGGAGCTCCGTTTCCGCTTCGCTCCGAACCCGAAACGGATTCTCCACCCCGCAGCTGACCCGCCAATTCAAGACCCGAGACGTCCACTTGGCCAAACGGACCCAACTCAGTTGCTCCCACAACGAAAACCAACCCGCTCTCTCCGAGGACGAACAAGGCCCGCCTCAGGAGGCCGTTCTCAAAGCTATTTCAG AGGTGTCTAGAACTGAAGGGAGGGTCGGGCAGACCACGAATGTGGTTATTGGAGGCACGGTGGCCGATGATTCCACCACTGAATGGCTCGACTTGGATCAGAAG GTAAATTCATACCCAACTGTTAGAGGGTTCACGGCGATTGGAACCGGAGGGGATGATTTTGTGCAGGCTATGGTTGTTGCTGTTGAATCCGTACTTCAACAACCCGTTCCTGAG GGTCGTGTCAAGCAGAAGCTATCATCAGGAGGCAAATATGTATCTGTAAACATTGGTCCTGTTCAAGTCATTTCTAGCGAACAG GTCCAAGCAGTATACAATGCAATGAGAAGAGACGACCGGATGAAATACTTTTTGTAG
- the LOC112197649 gene encoding uncharacterized protein LOC112197649: MGGPIVLTQIAQGLGVLAGAAIVKSLMDKPMAGPFPRCPSCNGTGRVSCLCKRWSDGDVGCRTCSGSGRTFCSSCGGSGTGRPLPVQLSVRRQNPPPGSG; encoded by the coding sequence ATGGGCGGTCCGATCGTGTTGACCCAGATAGCTCAGGGCCTCGGCGTCTTGGCCGGAGCGGCCATCGTCAAATCGCTGATGGACAAACCCATGGCCGGCCCGTTTCCGCGGTGCCCCAGTTGCAACGGAACGGGTCGGGTCAGCTGCCTCTGCAAGCGATGGTCGGATGGTGATGTCGGGTGCCGGACCTgttccgggtcgggtcggactTTCTGCAGCAGCTGTGGCGGGTCGGGTACGGGTCGGCCTCTACCCGTTCAGCTCTCCGTAAGGCGTCAAAACCCGCCACCCGGTTCGGGCTAA